A region of Corvus cornix cornix isolate S_Up_H32 chromosome 3, ASM73873v5, whole genome shotgun sequence DNA encodes the following proteins:
- the LOC120411593 gene encoding formin-like protein 14 — protein sequence MLSVRGRSRSLLARPPISDGTFRRPAPRSLRPRPAAGPHTPPPPVRRPRRGPREQSQPPRVPAEETLTPCSAPLRIPPCRTAGCAQPARPTADGQIARIVFISRGMTLVDFFTPR from the exons atGTTATCTGTCCGAGGGCGCTCCCGCAGCCTCCTCGCCCGCCCGCCCATCTCCGACGGCACCTTccgccgccccgctccgcgctCCCTCCGCCCGCGGCCGGCCGCCGGGCCACACACGCCACCGCCACCGGTGCGACGGCCCCGGCGAGGCCCGCGGGAGCAG AGCCAGCCGCCGCGCGTTCCCGCAGAAGAGACCCTGACCCCTTGCTCCGCACCGCTCCGCATCCCTCCATGCCGCACAGCGGGGTGCGCGCAGCCTGCTCGCCCTACGGCGGATGGACAGATCGCCCggattgtttttatttctagagGAATGACCcttgttgatttttttactCCTCGCTAG